A part of Arachis hypogaea cultivar Tifrunner chromosome 12, arahy.Tifrunner.gnm2.J5K5, whole genome shotgun sequence genomic DNA contains:
- the LOC140176655 gene encoding uncharacterized protein translates to MEDIHEEEVVVETPYEEEEICTRQEEEEVSLKEPSRKAIMEEPIPIPFSSMIKKAKKTPEFDLNMLQVFKKVEVTIPLLDAIQQIPKYAKFLKDLCTHKDRIGKLETLSLGSSISSLMKPIPEKCGDPGPCLMSCRIGGVTFHDCMCDLGACVSIMTLSIFARLNLAPLKRSAAKFVLADKSVITVMGIAEDVLVEIKDLVFPVDFYILEMPPTDNRSSSSVLLGRPFLKTSKFKLDAFTGTYSFEVGNKTIKFNLEEAMRHPPEEHSVLRCDVIDEVVAEVQREDHNKLCYLIVEEKDEQEKVDENELHELSEKEPQLEAKNELKPLPSHLKYAFLEDNQRFSVIIASVLSSQEEGKLLEVLRKHKKVIGWSLADIVGIDPRMCMHRIFLQEGAQPVRQPQRRLNPMILDVVKKEVTRLLDAGIIYLISDSEWVSPVQVFPKKSGITAVKKDDGEVVTTRVQNVWRVCIDYRKLNTATRKDHYPLPFIDQMLDRLAVFMDDFSVYGTSFDSCLENLAKVLERCVNTNLVLNFEKYHFMVRQDIVLGHIVSGKSIFVDLAKVDVITSLHHPSSVRECIKFMGPFPNLSGYMYILLAVDYVSKWVEVIPTCLDDANTVVSFIRNNIVCHYGSPRAIVSDQGSHFCNRKVEALLKRTAYKTPLGMSPFRIVYGKACYLLVEIEHRAYWVVKQCNMDITNAGLLDFVNVVTCYDIHVDFIDLGMDELVTMATKKGKEKASNNPTTKRAPQRSTTKARPTPQAKPLSKRVQKIIHIDKQEKGNPARDPTRFSNRFCELMFPAMIERSYHSEYLLAPPEHIVQFVMPRIERRQWDF, encoded by the exons atggaagacattcatgaggaGGAAGTGGTTGTTGAAACTCCATATGAAGAAGAGGAGATATGCACAaggcaagaggaagaagaagtgagCCTTAAGGAGCCCAGCAGGAAGGCTATAATGGAGGAacccattcctatcccattctcTTCCATGATAAAGAAGGCCAAGAAAACTCCGGAGTTTGATTTAAACATGCTTCAAgtattcaagaaggttgaggtaaccatcccacTTCTTGATGccattcaacaaattccaaagtatgctAAGTTTTTGAAGGACTTGTGCACACACAAAGATAGGATTGGTAAGTTGGAAACATTGTCATTGGGTAGTTCTATTTCTTCATTGATGAAGCCTATTCCAGAAAAGTGTGGTGACCCCGGACCATGTTTGATGTCTTGTCGTATTGGTGGAGTTacttttcatgactgtatgtgtgatttaggggccTGTGTGAGTATCATGACACTTTCTATATTCGCaaggttgaatttagctccattaaagaggTCGGCCGCAAAATTTGTTTTAGCCGACAAGAGTGTGATCACCGTAATGGGGATAGCAGAAGATGTGCTTGTGGAAATCAAGGATTTGGTGTTTCCGGTTGATTTCtatatccttgaaatgcctccaacagataATAGAAGTTCTTCTTCCGTTTTGCTTGGTAGACCATTTTtgaagacctctaaattcaaattggatgcctttaCCGGCACATACTCTTTTGAGGTAGGCAACAAGACCATCAAGTTTAACTTAGAAGAAGCCATGAGACACCCACCCGAAGAGCACTCCGTTCTCCGATGTGATGTGATTGATGAGGTAGTAGCGGAGGTACAAAGAGAAGATCACAACAAGTTGTGCTACCTTATTGTTGAAGAGAAGGATGAACAAGAGAAGGTTGATGAGAATGAGCTTCATGAACTTAGTGAAAAAGAACCTCAACTTGAAGCAAAGAATGAATTGAAGCCTCTACcttctcatttgaagtatgcattCCTTGAGGATAACCAAAGATtttcggtcattattgctagtgtgCTTTCGAGTCAAGAAGAAGGAAAGCTCCTAGAGGTCCTAAGGAAGCACAAGAAAGTAATCGGTTGGAGCTTAGCCGACATTGTAGGGATTGACCCCCGCATGTGTATGCATCGTATttttctccaagagggagctcAGCCAGTTAGACAACcccaaaggaggctcaaccctaTGATTCTCGATGTGGTAAAAAAGGAAGTCACACggctacttgatgcgggtatTATATACCTGATTTCTgatagtgaatgggtgagcccggtccaagTTTTTCCAAAGAAATCAGGAATTACTgctgttaagaaggatgatggtgaagtggtcaccacaAGAGTGCAAAATGTTTGGCGAGtatgcattgattataggaagtTGAACACCGCAACAAGGAAagaccactaccctttgcccttcATTGACCAGATGTTGGACCGACTtgcag tctttatggatgattttagcgtatatggtacTTCTTTTGATAGTTGTTtggagaacttggccaaggtcttggAAAGATGTGTCAACACTAACCTTGTCCTCAATTTCGAAAAATATCACTTCATGGTGAGACAAGATATAGTGTTAGGACACATAGTTTCTGGCAAGAGCATTTTTGTGGACCTAGCCAAAGTTGATGTTATCACCAGTTTACAtcacccctcttctgtgagggag TGCATCAAATTTATGGGACCATTTCCTAACTTAAGTGGATATATGTACATTCTGTTGGCGGTTGATTACgtatcaaagtgggtagaagtgATACCTACCTGCCTTGATGACGCTAATACTGTAGTTTCTTTCATTAGAAACAATATTGTATGCCactatgggtcgccacgagcaatcgtgagcgaccaaggttcCCACTTTTGTAATAGAAAGGTAGAAGCATTACTCAAGCG GACGGCCTATAAGACCccgttagggatgagtccctttcggatCGTCTATGGAAAAGCATGCTACCTCCTGGTTGAAATTGAGCATAGGGCCTATTGGGTGGTTAAGCAGTGTAACATGGATATTACCAATGCGG GTTTGCTAGATTTTGTTAATGTTGTGACTTGTTATGACATTCATGTAGATTTCATTGATCTTGGTATGGATGAATTGGTAAC gatggccaccaaaaaaggCAAGGAAAAGGCGTCGAACAACCCGACCACAAAAAGGGCACCTCAACGGTCAACCACCAAGGCGCGCCCTACACCACAAGCTAAACCCCTCTCCAAGAGGGTACAAAAAATTATCCATATTGATAAGCAAGAGAAGGGTAATCCTGCAAGGGACCCCACGAGGTTTTCCAACCGCTTCTGTGAGCTCATGTTTCCGGCTATGATTGAAAGGAGCTATCATTCTGAGTATCTCCTCGCCCCTCCAGAGCACATTGTTCAATTCGTGATGCCCCGCATTGAACGGCGACAATGGGATTTCTAA